The Streptomyces aurantiacus genome includes a region encoding these proteins:
- a CDS encoding lysine N(6)-hydroxylase/L-ornithine N(5)-oxygenase family protein, which yields MTALPEPALPGSAVRIHDFIGIGLGPFNLGLACLTEPIDELDGVFLESKPHFEWHSGMFLEGAHLQTPFMSDLVTLADPTSPYSFLNYLKESGRLYSFYIRENFYPLRVEYDDYCRWAASKLSSVRFSTTVEEVTYEDDVYAVRTTAGDVLRARHLVLGTGTPPYIPEACEGLGGDFIHNSRYQQHKRELQAKKSITLVGSGQSAAEIYYDLLSEIDVHGYRLNWVTRSPRFFPLEYTKLTLEMTSPEYVDYFHALPERTRYRLQTEQKGLFKGIDGELIDSIFDLLYQKNLGGPVPTRLLTNSSLGTVTHENGTYTLGLRQEEQEKDYELQSEGLILATGYQYVEPAFLKPVRDRILYDGQGNHDVARNYAIDTTGRGIFLQNAGVHTHSITSPDLGMGAYRNACIIRELLGTEYYPVEKSIAFQEFAI from the coding sequence TTGACCGCGCTTCCTGAACCCGCGCTTCCTGGATCCGCCGTGCGCATCCACGACTTCATCGGCATCGGCCTGGGCCCCTTCAACCTCGGCCTCGCCTGCCTCACCGAACCGATCGACGAACTCGACGGTGTCTTCCTGGAGTCCAAGCCCCACTTCGAGTGGCACTCCGGGATGTTCCTGGAGGGCGCGCACCTCCAGACCCCGTTCATGTCGGACCTCGTCACCCTGGCCGACCCGACGTCCCCGTACTCCTTCCTCAACTACCTGAAGGAATCGGGCCGTCTGTACTCGTTCTACATCCGCGAGAACTTCTACCCGCTGCGCGTCGAGTACGACGACTACTGCCGCTGGGCCGCCTCGAAGCTCTCCAGCGTCCGTTTCAGCACGACGGTCGAGGAGGTGACGTACGAGGACGACGTGTACGCCGTCCGCACGACGGCCGGTGACGTGTTGCGCGCCCGCCACCTCGTCCTCGGCACCGGTACTCCGCCCTACATACCGGAGGCCTGCGAGGGCCTCGGCGGGGACTTCATCCACAACTCCCGCTACCAGCAGCACAAGCGGGAGCTGCAGGCCAAGAAGTCGATCACGCTCGTCGGCAGCGGGCAGTCCGCCGCCGAGATCTACTACGACCTGCTGAGCGAGATCGACGTCCACGGCTACCGGCTGAACTGGGTCACGCGCTCACCGCGGTTCTTCCCGCTGGAGTACACCAAGCTGACGCTGGAGATGACCTCCCCGGAGTACGTCGACTACTTCCACGCGCTGCCCGAGCGGACCCGCTACCGCCTCCAGACGGAGCAGAAGGGCCTGTTCAAGGGCATCGACGGCGAGCTGATCGACTCGATCTTCGACCTGCTCTACCAGAAGAACCTCGGCGGCCCGGTCCCCACCCGCCTGCTCACCAACTCCTCGCTCGGTACGGTGACCCACGAGAACGGCACGTACACCCTGGGCCTGCGCCAGGAGGAGCAGGAGAAGGACTACGAGCTGCAGTCCGAGGGCCTGATCCTGGCCACCGGCTACCAGTACGTGGAGCCCGCCTTCCTGAAGCCCGTACGCGACCGCATCCTGTACGACGGGCAGGGCAACCACGACGTGGCCCGCAACTACGCCATCGACACGACCGGCCGCGGCATCTTCCTGCAGAACGCGGGCGTCCACACGCACTCGATCACGTCGCCGGACCTCGGCATGGGCGCGTACCGCAACGCCTGCATCATCCGGGAACTGCTCGGCACCGAGTACTACCCGGTGGAGAAGTCCATCGCGTTCCAGGAGTTCGCGATATGA
- a CDS encoding acyl-CoA dehydrogenase family protein codes for MDHRLSPELDELRRTVAEFARDVVAPKIGDFYERHEFPYEIVREMGRMGLFGLPFPEEYGGMGGDYLALGIVLEELARVDSSVAITLEAGVSLGAMPIHLFGTPEQKAEWLPRLCSGEILGAFGLTEPDGGSDAGATRTTARLDEATDEWVINGSKCFITNSGTDITGLVTVTAVTGRKPDGKPLISSIIVPSGTPGFTVAAPYSKVGWNASDTRELSFADVRVPAANLLGEEGRGYAQFLRILDEGRIAIAALATGLAQGCVDESLKYAKERHAFGRAIGTNQAIQFKIADMEMRAHTARLAWRDAASRLVAGEPFKKEAALAKLHSSTIAVDNARDATQIHGGYGFMNEYPVARMWRDSKILEIGEGTSEVQRMLIARELGLTG; via the coding sequence CTGGACCACCGCCTCTCCCCCGAGCTCGACGAACTGCGGCGGACGGTCGCCGAGTTCGCCCGTGACGTCGTGGCGCCGAAGATCGGCGACTTCTACGAGCGTCACGAGTTCCCGTACGAGATCGTCCGCGAGATGGGCCGTATGGGCCTGTTCGGGCTGCCGTTCCCGGAGGAGTACGGCGGCATGGGCGGCGACTACCTGGCGCTCGGCATCGTCCTGGAGGAACTCGCCCGGGTGGACTCCTCGGTGGCCATCACCCTGGAGGCGGGCGTCTCCCTCGGCGCCATGCCGATCCACCTCTTCGGAACCCCTGAGCAGAAGGCCGAGTGGCTTCCCCGGCTCTGCTCCGGCGAGATCCTCGGCGCCTTCGGTCTGACCGAGCCGGACGGCGGTTCGGACGCGGGCGCGACCCGTACGACCGCCCGCCTGGACGAGGCCACGGACGAGTGGGTGATCAACGGAAGCAAGTGCTTCATCACCAACTCGGGGACGGACATCACGGGCCTGGTCACCGTCACGGCGGTCACGGGCCGCAAGCCCGACGGAAAGCCGCTGATCTCCTCGATCATCGTGCCGTCCGGCACCCCCGGCTTCACCGTCGCCGCCCCCTACTCGAAGGTCGGCTGGAACGCCTCGGACACCCGCGAGCTGTCCTTCGCCGACGTCCGCGTCCCCGCCGCGAACCTGCTCGGCGAAGAGGGCCGCGGTTACGCCCAGTTCCTCCGCATCCTCGACGAGGGCCGCATCGCGATCGCGGCCCTGGCAACGGGTCTCGCCCAGGGCTGCGTGGACGAATCACTGAAGTACGCGAAGGAGCGCCACGCCTTCGGCCGCGCGATCGGCACGAACCAGGCGATCCAGTTCAAGATCGCGGACATGGAGATGAGGGCCCACACGGCCCGCCTGGCCTGGCGCGACGCGGCCTCCCGGCTCGTCGCGGGCGAGCCCTTCAAGAAGGAGGCGGCCCTGGCGAAGCTCCACTCCTCCACCATCGCCGTCGACAACGCCCGGGACGCCACCCAGATCCACGGCGGCTACGGCTTCATGAACGAGTACCCGGTGGCCCGCATGTGGCGCGACTCCAAGATCCTGGAGATCGGCGAGGGCACGAGCGAGGTCCAGCGGATGCTGATCGCTAGGGAGTTGGGGCTGACGGGCTGA
- a CDS encoding siderophore-interacting protein yields the protein MPTATAAPFRFFTLQVTRTRRLSPSLVRVTFTGPDLHAFASDGLDQSLSLFLPRPGQHEPVLPMEYGEGWRQAWIDTPEDVRAFMRSYTLRALRRDADGATSEIDIDFVLHGTEPGAATPAGPASRWAAGAGAGDRVALLGPSVADNGAIRFRPPADADLVVVWADETALPAASAILESLPAGTKARVWLEVPHAGDRVPPLTAADAEITWLVRDEGSPTALEAIRAARLPASQAPYAWIAGESGCVKELRRHLVREREIDRRRVTFVGYWRRGLSEEQLREQGE from the coding sequence ATGCCGACGGCCACAGCCGCCCCGTTCCGTTTCTTCACCCTTCAGGTCACACGGACGAGGCGGCTGAGCCCGTCCCTGGTCCGGGTGACCTTCACCGGCCCCGATCTGCACGCCTTCGCGTCCGACGGCCTGGACCAGAGCCTCTCGCTCTTCCTCCCCCGCCCGGGACAGCACGAGCCCGTCCTGCCGATGGAGTACGGCGAGGGCTGGCGTCAGGCCTGGATCGACACCCCCGAGGACGTACGGGCCTTCATGCGCTCGTACACGCTGCGCGCCCTGCGCCGGGACGCCGACGGGGCCACGAGCGAGATCGACATCGACTTCGTCCTGCACGGCACGGAACCCGGCGCCGCCACCCCCGCGGGCCCGGCCTCGCGCTGGGCCGCAGGAGCCGGGGCCGGTGACCGGGTCGCGCTGCTCGGCCCGTCCGTCGCCGACAACGGGGCGATACGTTTCCGTCCGCCCGCCGACGCCGACCTGGTCGTCGTCTGGGCCGACGAAACGGCCCTGCCCGCCGCCTCGGCCATCCTGGAATCGCTGCCGGCCGGGACGAAAGCCCGCGTCTGGCTGGAGGTCCCGCACGCCGGCGACCGCGTGCCGCCCCTCACGGCCGCCGACGCGGAGATCACCTGGCTCGTGCGCGACGAGGGTTCCCCCACGGCACTCGAGGCGATCCGCGCCGCCCGGCTCCCCGCCTCGCAGGCTCCGTACGCCTGGATCGCGGGCGAGTCCGGCTGTGTGAAGGAGCTGCGGCGTCATCTCGTACGGGAGCGGGAGATCGACCGCAGGCGGGTCACGTTCGTCGGCTACTGGCGGCGCGGGCTCAGCGAGGAGCAGCTGCGCGAGCAGGGCGAGTGA
- a CDS encoding carboxyl transferase domain-containing protein yields the protein MHEAPELHSAADPASEAWRGNERAHRALVDELRRKLAAARLGGGERARARHTARGKLLPRDRVDALLDPGSPFLELAPLAADGLYEGQAPAAGVIAGIGRVAGRECVVVANDATVKGGTYYPMTVKKHLRAQEVALENRLPCVYLVDSGGAFLPMQDEVFPDREHFGRIFYNQARMSGAGIPQIAAVLGSCTAGGAYVPAMSDEAVIVRGQGTIFLGGPPLVKAATGEVVTAEELGGGEVHSRVSGVTDHLAEDDAHALRIVRTIVSTLPGRGPLPWSVTQGVEPKVDPAGLYGAVPVDSRTPYDVREVIARVVDGSRFAEFKSEFGQTLVTGFARIHGHPVGIVANNGILFSESAQKGAHFIELCDQRGIPLVFLQNISGFMVGRQYEAGGIAKHGAKMVTAVACTRVPKLTVVVGGSYGAGNYSMCGRAYSPRFLWMWPNAKISVMGGEQAASVLATVKRDQLEGRGESWPAEEEEAFKDPIRAQYETQGNAYYATARLWDDGVIDPMETRQVLGLALTACANAPLGDPQFGVFRM from the coding sequence ATGCACGAGGCACCGGAGCTCCACAGCGCGGCCGACCCCGCGTCGGAGGCCTGGCGGGGCAACGAGAGGGCACATCGGGCGCTCGTCGACGAGCTGCGCCGGAAGCTGGCCGCGGCCCGCCTCGGCGGCGGCGAGCGGGCCCGCGCCCGGCACACCGCCCGCGGCAAGCTGCTGCCGCGCGACCGCGTGGACGCACTGCTCGATCCCGGCTCCCCGTTCCTGGAGCTGGCCCCACTGGCGGCCGACGGGCTGTACGAGGGCCAGGCCCCGGCGGCGGGCGTCATCGCCGGCATCGGCCGGGTCGCCGGGCGCGAGTGCGTGGTCGTCGCCAACGACGCCACGGTCAAGGGCGGCACGTACTACCCGATGACGGTGAAGAAGCACCTGCGCGCCCAGGAGGTGGCCCTGGAGAACCGGCTGCCGTGCGTGTACCTGGTCGACTCGGGCGGCGCCTTCCTCCCCATGCAGGACGAGGTCTTCCCCGACCGCGAGCACTTCGGCCGCATCTTCTACAACCAGGCCCGGATGTCGGGGGCGGGGATCCCCCAGATCGCGGCCGTCCTCGGCTCGTGCACGGCCGGCGGGGCGTACGTCCCGGCGATGAGCGACGAGGCCGTCATCGTGCGCGGGCAGGGCACGATCTTCCTGGGCGGCCCGCCGCTCGTGAAGGCCGCGACCGGCGAGGTCGTCACGGCGGAGGAGCTGGGCGGCGGCGAGGTCCACTCCCGGGTCTCCGGGGTGACCGACCACCTCGCGGAGGACGACGCGCACGCGCTGCGGATCGTCCGGACGATCGTCTCCACGCTCCCCGGCCGCGGCCCCCTGCCCTGGTCGGTCACGCAGGGCGTCGAGCCGAAGGTCGACCCCGCGGGGCTGTACGGCGCCGTACCGGTCGACTCCCGCACCCCCTACGACGTGCGCGAGGTCATCGCACGCGTCGTGGACGGCTCACGCTTCGCGGAGTTCAAGTCCGAGTTCGGGCAGACCCTCGTCACCGGCTTCGCCCGGATCCACGGGCACCCGGTCGGGATCGTCGCCAACAACGGCATCCTGTTCTCCGAGTCCGCCCAGAAGGGCGCCCACTTCATCGAGCTGTGCGACCAGCGCGGCATCCCGCTGGTGTTCCTGCAGAACATCTCGGGCTTCATGGTGGGCCGTCAGTACGAGGCGGGCGGCATCGCCAAGCACGGCGCCAAGATGGTCACGGCGGTGGCCTGCACCCGCGTACCGAAGCTGACGGTGGTGGTCGGCGGGTCGTACGGCGCGGGCAACTACTCGATGTGCGGCCGGGCGTACTCCCCGCGCTTCCTGTGGATGTGGCCCAACGCCAAGATCTCCGTGATGGGCGGCGAGCAGGCCGCGTCGGTCCTCGCGACCGTCAAGCGCGACCAGCTGGAGGGTCGCGGCGAGTCCTGGCCGGCGGAGGAGGAAGAGGCCTTCAAGGACCCGATCCGCGCCCAGTACGAGACCCAGGGCAACGCCTACTACGCGACGGCCCGGCTCTGGGACGACGGTGTGATCGACCCGATGGAGACCCGGCAGGTGCTGGGTCTGGCCCTGACCGCCTGTGCCAACGCGCCCCTGGGAGACCCCCAGTTCGGCGTCTTCCGGATGTGA
- the desA gene encoding lysine decarboxylase DesA produces the protein MRSHLLNDTTAERYRRSVTEGIERVAAKLATTDRPFTGVTVDALAPRIEGIDLDKPLHDTTAVLDELEDVYLRDAIYFHHPRYLAHLNCPVVIPAVLGEAVLSAVNSSLDTWDQSAGGTLIERRLIDWTNERIGFGPAADGVFTSGGSQSNLQALLLAREEAKSSSHAELRIFASEVSHFSVRKSAKLLGLSADSVVSIPVGSDKRMQTVALAHELERCRREGLVPMAVVATAGTTDFGSIDPLPEIAELCDQFGAWMHVDAAYGCGLLASLKNRHRIDGIERADSVTVDYHKSFFQPVSSSAVLVRDAATLGHATYHAEYLNPRRAVQERIPNQVDKSLQTTRRFDALKLWMTLRVMGADGIGQLFDEVCELAEKGWQLLAADPRYDVVVEPSLSTLVFRYIPAAVTDPAEIDRANLYARKALFASGDAVVAGTKVGGRHFLKFTLLNPETTTDDISAVLDLIAGHAEQYLGESLDRAS, from the coding sequence ATGCGCTCGCACCTGCTCAATGACACGACCGCGGAGCGGTACCGCCGCTCCGTGACCGAAGGAATCGAGCGGGTGGCGGCCAAACTCGCCACCACCGACCGTCCGTTCACGGGTGTCACGGTCGACGCCCTCGCGCCCCGCATCGAGGGCATCGACCTCGACAAGCCCCTGCACGACACCACCGCGGTGCTGGACGAGCTGGAGGACGTCTACCTCCGGGACGCGATCTACTTCCACCACCCCCGCTACCTCGCCCACCTCAACTGCCCGGTGGTCATACCCGCCGTGCTCGGCGAGGCGGTCCTGTCCGCCGTCAACTCCTCCCTCGACACCTGGGACCAGTCGGCCGGCGGCACCCTCATCGAGCGCAGGCTCATCGACTGGACCAACGAGCGCATCGGCTTCGGCCCCGCCGCCGACGGCGTGTTCACCTCCGGCGGCTCGCAGTCCAACCTCCAGGCGCTGCTGCTGGCCCGCGAGGAGGCCAAGAGCAGCTCGCACGCCGAACTGCGGATCTTCGCCTCCGAGGTGAGCCACTTCAGTGTCAGGAAGTCGGCCAAACTGCTCGGCCTGAGCGCCGACTCCGTCGTGTCGATCCCCGTCGGCAGCGACAAGCGCATGCAGACGGTCGCACTCGCCCACGAGCTGGAGCGCTGCAGGCGCGAGGGCCTGGTCCCGATGGCCGTCGTCGCCACCGCCGGCACCACGGACTTCGGCTCGATCGACCCGCTGCCCGAGATCGCCGAGCTGTGCGACCAGTTCGGCGCCTGGATGCACGTGGACGCGGCGTACGGCTGCGGCCTGCTCGCGTCCCTGAAGAACCGGCACCGCATCGACGGCATCGAGCGCGCCGACTCCGTGACCGTGGACTACCACAAGTCCTTCTTCCAGCCGGTGAGTTCGTCCGCCGTCCTGGTCCGCGACGCGGCCACCCTGGGACACGCCACCTACCACGCGGAGTACCTCAACCCGCGCCGCGCGGTGCAGGAGCGCATTCCCAACCAGGTGGACAAGTCCCTGCAGACCACCCGCCGTTTCGACGCCCTCAAACTGTGGATGACACTGCGGGTGATGGGCGCCGACGGCATCGGACAGCTCTTCGACGAGGTCTGCGAGCTGGCCGAGAAGGGCTGGCAGCTGCTCGCGGCCGACCCGCGGTACGACGTCGTGGTCGAGCCGTCCCTCTCCACCCTGGTCTTCCGCTACATACCGGCCGCCGTCACCGACCCGGCCGAGATCGACCGCGCCAACCTGTACGCCCGCAAGGCCCTGTTCGCCTCCGGCGACGCGGTGGTCGCCGGCACGAAGGTCGGCGGCCGCCACTTCCTCAAGTTCACCCTGCTCAATCCCGAGACCACGACGGACGACATCTCCGCCGTGCTCGACCTGATCGCCGGCCACGCCGAGCAGTACCTGGGAGAGTCCCTTGACCGCGCTTCCTGA
- a CDS encoding acetyl-CoA carboxylase biotin carboxylase subunit, producing the protein MFDTVLVANRGEIAVRVVRTLRSLGVRSVAVFSDADADARHVREADTAVRIGPAPAGESYLSVERLLEAAARTGAQAVHPGYGFLAENAGFARACADAGLVFIGPPADAISLMGDKIRAKETVRAAGVPVVPGSSGSGLTDTELADAAREIGMPVLLKPSAGGGGKGMRLVRDAALLPDEIAAARREARASFGDDTLLVERWVDRPRHIEIQVLADTHGNVVHLGERECSLQRRHQKIIEEAPSVFLDERTRASMGEAAVQAARSCGYAGAGTVEFIVPGDDPASYYFMEMNTRLQVEHPVTELITGLDLVEWQLRVAAGERLGFAQDDVTLTGHAVEARICAEDPSRGFLPSGGTVLRLSEPRGDGIRTDSGLSEGTEVGSLYDPMLSKVIAYGPDRATALRRLRGALAETVTLGVQTNAGFLRRLLAHPAVVAGELDTGLVEREVEGLVPDEVPDEVYEAAAGVRLDALAPAGGGWTDPFSVPSGWRLGGEPAPLSFDLRVPGLEPVAHRARPGTEVTPDRVSVTVDGVRHTFHRAGDWLGRDGDAWHVLDHDPVAASLTGAAHAGADSLTAPMPGTVTVVKVAVGDEVAAGQSLLVVEAMKMEHVVSAPHAGTVTELDVTPGTTVAMDQILAVVAPLEEPRGASQETPPEASRKASGEEKA; encoded by the coding sequence ATGTTCGACACGGTACTTGTGGCCAACCGCGGTGAGATCGCCGTCCGGGTCGTCCGGACGCTGCGGTCGCTGGGCGTGCGCTCGGTGGCCGTCTTCTCGGACGCGGACGCCGACGCCCGGCACGTGCGCGAGGCCGACACGGCGGTCCGGATCGGCCCCGCCCCGGCCGGCGAGAGCTATCTGTCGGTGGAGCGGCTGCTGGAGGCCGCGGCACGGACGGGCGCACAGGCGGTGCACCCCGGCTACGGCTTCCTCGCGGAGAACGCCGGCTTCGCCCGCGCGTGCGCGGACGCGGGACTCGTCTTCATCGGGCCCCCGGCGGACGCCATCTCGCTCATGGGCGACAAGATCCGCGCCAAGGAGACGGTGAGGGCGGCCGGGGTCCCGGTGGTGCCGGGTTCGTCCGGCAGCGGCCTCACGGACACCGAACTGGCCGACGCCGCCCGGGAGATCGGGATGCCGGTACTGCTGAAGCCGTCTGCGGGCGGCGGCGGCAAGGGCATGCGGCTGGTGCGGGACGCGGCCCTGCTGCCGGACGAGATCGCCGCCGCACGACGGGAGGCCCGGGCCTCCTTCGGGGACGACACACTGCTCGTCGAGCGGTGGGTCGACAGGCCGCGGCACATCGAGATCCAGGTCCTGGCGGACACCCACGGGAACGTGGTGCACCTCGGCGAACGCGAGTGCTCGCTCCAGCGCCGCCACCAGAAGATCATCGAGGAGGCGCCGAGTGTGTTCCTCGACGAGCGGACCCGTGCCTCGATGGGTGAGGCCGCCGTCCAGGCGGCCCGCTCCTGCGGCTACGCGGGGGCGGGCACGGTCGAGTTCATCGTGCCGGGCGACGACCCGGCCTCGTACTACTTCATGGAGATGAACACCCGCCTCCAGGTCGAGCACCCGGTGACCGAGCTGATCACCGGCCTGGACCTGGTGGAGTGGCAGCTGCGGGTGGCCGCGGGCGAGCGCCTCGGCTTCGCCCAGGACGACGTCACGCTCACCGGACACGCCGTCGAGGCCCGTATCTGCGCGGAGGACCCTTCCCGGGGGTTCCTGCCGTCCGGCGGCACGGTCCTGCGGCTGTCCGAGCCCCGGGGCGACGGTATCCGCACGGACTCGGGGCTGTCCGAGGGCACGGAGGTCGGGTCGCTGTACGACCCGATGCTGTCCAAGGTCATCGCGTACGGGCCGGACCGGGCGACGGCTCTGCGCAGGCTCCGGGGCGCGCTGGCAGAGACGGTGACGCTGGGGGTGCAGACGAACGCCGGGTTCCTGCGGAGACTGCTGGCCCATCCGGCGGTCGTCGCGGGCGAGCTGGACACGGGACTCGTGGAGCGGGAGGTCGAGGGGCTGGTCCCGGACGAGGTGCCGGACGAGGTGTACGAGGCCGCGGCGGGCGTCCGCCTGGACGCGCTGGCCCCCGCCGGCGGCGGCTGGACCGACCCGTTCTCCGTGCCGAGCGGCTGGCGGCTCGGCGGTGAACCGGCTCCCCTGTCCTTCGACCTGCGCGTACCCGGCCTCGAACCGGTCGCGCACCGCGCCCGGCCCGGCACCGAGGTCACCCCCGACCGTGTCTCCGTCACTGTCGACGGCGTGCGCCACACCTTCCACCGGGCCGGCGACTGGCTCGGCCGGGACGGCGACGCCTGGCACGTGCTGGACCACGACCCCGTCGCCGCCTCCCTCACCGGTGCGGCGCACGCGGGCGCGGACTCCCTCACCGCGCCCATGCCCGGCACGGTGACCGTCGTGAAGGTCGCCGTGGGCGACGAGGTGGCCGCCGGGCAGAGCCTGCTGGTGGTGGAGGCGATGAAGATGGAGCACGTCGTCTCCGCCCCGCACGCGGGCACCGTCACCGAGCTGGACGTCACCCCGGGCACGACCGTCGCCATGGACCAGATCCTGGCCGTGGTCGCCCCACTGGAGGAACCGCGGGGGGCCTCACAGGAGACACCGCCAGAAGCGTCGCGGAAGGCGTCCGGGGAGGAGAAGGCATGA
- a CDS encoding ABC transporter substrate-binding protein, protein MSNARASHLTRRGILAAGGALGLGAALAACGDEDSKSGGSADATKSAAASGPWSFEDDRGKTVKLDTIPANIVAFTGVAAALHDYGIEVKGVFGPTKTKDGKADVQAGDMDISKLTILGNVWGEFNIEKYAALAPDVLLSTMFDDAGTLWYVPEESADKILKLAPSVGISVFDRQLPKSLERMLALAESLGADVKAARTVEAKKKFETAAERLRKAAKARPEIKVLAGSASQDIFYVSGSNFSVDLEYFKALGVNLVEPSAKALKASGGWFENLSWENVDKYAADVIIMDDRTSTIQPADITKATWKKLPAVKAGQVIGRTPEPILSYDKCAPVLDNLAEAIEKAKKVA, encoded by the coding sequence ATGTCCAACGCCCGTGCCTCCCACCTCACCCGACGCGGCATCCTCGCCGCGGGCGGCGCCCTCGGTCTCGGTGCCGCTCTCGCCGCCTGCGGTGACGAAGACTCGAAGAGCGGTGGCTCGGCGGACGCGACGAAGAGCGCCGCCGCATCCGGACCCTGGAGCTTCGAGGACGACCGCGGCAAGACGGTGAAGCTCGACACGATCCCGGCGAACATCGTCGCGTTCACCGGTGTCGCCGCCGCCCTCCACGACTACGGCATCGAGGTCAAGGGCGTCTTCGGCCCGACGAAGACCAAGGACGGCAAGGCCGACGTCCAGGCCGGCGACATGGACATCAGCAAGCTGACGATCCTCGGCAACGTGTGGGGCGAGTTCAACATCGAGAAGTACGCGGCCCTGGCCCCGGACGTGCTGCTCTCCACGATGTTCGACGACGCCGGCACCCTCTGGTACGTGCCGGAGGAGTCCGCGGACAAGATCCTCAAGCTCGCTCCGAGCGTCGGCATCTCCGTCTTCGACCGCCAGCTGCCCAAGTCGCTGGAGCGCATGCTCGCCCTCGCCGAGTCGCTCGGCGCGGACGTCAAGGCGGCCAGGACGGTCGAGGCGAAGAAGAAGTTCGAGACGGCCGCCGAGCGGCTGCGCAAGGCCGCCAAGGCCCGCCCGGAGATCAAGGTCCTCGCCGGTTCCGCGAGCCAGGACATCTTCTACGTCTCCGGCTCGAACTTCTCCGTCGACCTGGAGTACTTCAAGGCCCTCGGCGTGAACCTCGTCGAGCCGTCCGCCAAGGCCCTGAAGGCCAGCGGTGGTTGGTTCGAGAACCTGAGCTGGGAGAACGTCGACAAGTACGCGGCGGACGTCATCATCATGGACGACCGCACCTCGACCATCCAGCCCGCCGACATCACCAAGGCGACCTGGAAGAAGCTGCCCGCCGTGAAGGCGGGCCAGGTCATCGGGCGCACGCCCGAGCCGATCCTCTCCTACGACAAGTGCGCCCCGGTGCTCGACAACCTCGCCGAGGCCATCGAGAAGGCCAAGAAGGTCGCCTGA
- a CDS encoding hydroxymethylglutaryl-CoA lyase, with protein MTTPELGLPMTVPAEGLPARVRIHEVGARDGLQNEKATVPTETKAEFIRRLADAGLTTIEATSFVHPKWVPQLADAEQLFPLVQDLGDLSGTALPVLVPNERGLDRALALGATRIAVFASATESFAKANLNRTVDEALAMFEPVVERARAQGAHVRGYLSMSFGDPWEGPVPVPQVVRVCRALLDMGCDELSLGDTIGVATPGHVRRLLVELGEAGVPTAALGVHFHDTYGQALSNTLAALQHGVTTVDASAGGLGGCPYAKSATGNLATEDLVWMLTGLGIDTGVDLDLLTATSVWMAERLGRPSPSRTVRALSHKE; from the coding sequence ATGACCACCCCCGAACTCGGGCTGCCCATGACCGTACCGGCCGAGGGGCTCCCGGCCCGCGTCCGTATCCACGAGGTCGGCGCCCGCGACGGACTGCAGAACGAGAAGGCGACCGTCCCGACGGAGACGAAGGCCGAGTTCATCCGCCGGCTGGCCGACGCGGGCCTCACCACCATCGAGGCGACCAGCTTCGTGCACCCCAAGTGGGTGCCCCAACTGGCCGACGCGGAGCAGCTGTTCCCCCTCGTGCAGGATCTGGGCGACCTCTCCGGGACAGCCCTCCCCGTCCTCGTACCGAACGAGCGGGGCCTGGACCGGGCCCTCGCGCTCGGCGCGACCCGTATCGCGGTCTTCGCCAGTGCCACGGAGTCCTTCGCGAAGGCCAACCTCAACCGGACCGTGGACGAGGCCCTGGCGATGTTCGAGCCGGTGGTCGAGCGGGCCAGGGCCCAAGGCGCCCACGTGCGCGGCTATCTGTCGATGTCCTTCGGGGACCCGTGGGAGGGCCCGGTGCCCGTCCCGCAGGTCGTCCGCGTCTGCCGGGCGCTGCTCGACATGGGCTGCGACGAGCTGAGCCTGGGCGACACGATCGGCGTGGCGACCCCGGGGCACGTGCGCCGGCTCCTCGTCGAACTCGGCGAGGCGGGCGTTCCGACCGCCGCCCTCGGCGTGCACTTCCACGACACGTACGGCCAGGCCCTGTCCAACACGCTCGCCGCGCTCCAGCACGGCGTCACGACCGTGGACGCCTCCGCGGGCGGCCTCGGCGGCTGCCCGTACGCGAAGAGCGCCACCGGCAACCTCGCCACCGAAGACCTCGTGTGGATGCTGACGGGCCTCGGCATCGACACCGGAGTCGACCTCGACCTCCTCACCGCCACGAGCGTGTGGATGGCCGAACGACTGGGCCGACCCAGCCCGTCCCGCACCGTCCGCGCCCTCTCCCACAAGGAGTGA